In Ruania zhangjianzhongii, the following proteins share a genomic window:
- a CDS encoding glycosyltransferase family protein, whose product MQQVGQAVPRRRVALYSHDTQGLGHIRRNISIASALIEANPDTDVLLLTGAPEATSLPLPANTEIVTLPTLHKDVSGSYRPKTFGLPLAAVLEVRGQIVAAALAAFQPDLFVVDKAVRGVHGELDTALRTLRSTHTKVVLGVRDVLDSPEVTVREWQAAGTTEAVRDYYDEVWVYGDPAVFDAAAAYAWPWPVRSKVSYTGYLADHRPDYVSRSEPTAPANGDLAAQPYVLCLVGGGQDGAALAEAFARSEFPAGHRGVLITGPYMSARARRTLDQISQERPELTVHGFSARTHEFIASASATVTMGGYNSVCELLAARCPALVVPRTVPRMEQAVRADALAQLGWVDSLYPNELTPARIGAWLARAVSGPRRVLRRIDLDGLVHLPALADALLNHRPLEVDHHAAV is encoded by the coding sequence GTGCAGCAGGTAGGGCAGGCAGTACCGCGACGACGCGTCGCGCTGTACTCCCATGACACCCAGGGGCTGGGTCACATCCGGCGCAACATCTCGATCGCCTCGGCGCTGATCGAGGCCAATCCGGACACGGACGTCCTCCTGCTGACCGGTGCTCCCGAGGCGACGTCACTCCCGCTGCCGGCGAACACCGAGATCGTCACCCTGCCCACACTGCACAAGGACGTCTCCGGCAGCTACCGGCCGAAGACGTTCGGGCTTCCGCTGGCAGCGGTCCTCGAGGTGCGCGGTCAGATCGTGGCCGCAGCGCTTGCCGCTTTCCAGCCGGACCTGTTCGTGGTGGACAAGGCGGTGCGCGGCGTTCACGGCGAGCTGGACACTGCGCTGCGGACCCTGCGCAGCACTCACACCAAGGTGGTGCTGGGGGTGCGGGACGTTCTCGACTCACCGGAGGTGACCGTGCGGGAGTGGCAGGCCGCCGGCACCACCGAGGCCGTTCGCGACTACTACGACGAGGTGTGGGTGTACGGCGACCCGGCAGTCTTCGACGCCGCCGCAGCGTACGCGTGGCCCTGGCCGGTGCGCAGCAAGGTCAGCTACACCGGGTACCTCGCCGACCATCGCCCCGACTACGTCAGTAGGTCCGAGCCCACTGCGCCGGCTAACGGCGACCTGGCCGCGCAGCCCTACGTGCTCTGCCTGGTCGGTGGCGGTCAGGACGGCGCTGCGCTCGCCGAAGCCTTCGCCCGCAGTGAGTTCCCGGCCGGGCACCGCGGGGTGCTGATCACCGGTCCGTACATGAGTGCCCGCGCCCGGCGCACCCTCGACCAGATCTCGCAGGAGCGCCCCGAGCTCACTGTGCACGGCTTCAGCGCCCGCACCCATGAGTTCATCGCCTCCGCCTCCGCCACGGTGACGATGGGCGGCTACAACTCGGTCTGCGAGCTGCTGGCCGCCCGTTGCCCGGCCCTGGTGGTGCCGCGCACGGTTCCCCGGATGGAACAGGCCGTGCGGGCCGATGCGCTCGCCCAGCTCGGCTGGGTCGACAGCCTGTACCCGAACGAGCTCACCCCGGCCCGGATCGGTGCTTGGCTCGCTCGCGCCGTCTCCGGTCCGCGGCGAGTGCTCCGCCGGATCGACCTGGACGGTCTGGTCCACCTCCCCGCACTTGCCGATGCCCTGCTGAACCACCGCCCACTGGAGGTCGATCACCATGCTGCCGTCTGA
- a CDS encoding GntR family transcriptional regulator: MEFDTSSPIWAQLVAEFSRRIVTGEWPAGARIAGVRDLASELGVNPNTTQRALAELERQQLCRSERTAGRFVTSDAARIDALRAELAQGAADDFVRRARGLGMLPAQARRLIDERWSHDDHIDHLAGGVTDDDR; the protein is encoded by the coding sequence ATGGAGTTCGACACCAGCTCTCCCATCTGGGCACAGCTCGTGGCCGAGTTCTCCCGGCGGATCGTCACCGGCGAGTGGCCGGCGGGCGCCCGGATCGCGGGTGTTCGGGACCTGGCGAGCGAGCTCGGCGTGAACCCGAACACCACCCAACGCGCGCTAGCCGAGCTGGAGCGGCAGCAGCTGTGCCGCTCCGAACGCACCGCCGGGCGATTCGTCACCTCCGACGCAGCCCGGATCGACGCACTTCGCGCCGAGCTTGCCCAGGGAGCAGCCGACGACTTCGTCCGCCGGGCTCGCGGCCTGGGGATGTTGCCGGCGCAAGCACGACGACTGATCGACGAGAGATGGAGCCATGACGACCACATCGACCACCTGGCAGGAGGAGTCACCGACGATGACCGATGA